From the genome of Tsukamurella pulmonis:
GGAGGCGCCATGAACAGCGCGATCACCCTCGCCGGCCTCACCGTGGTGCGGTCGAGTACCACGGTCCTCGACCGCCTGGACGCCGAGATCCCCGCCGGGGCCATCACGGGACTGCTCGGCCCGTCGGGCTCCGGGAAGACGACGCTCATGCGGGTGATCGTCGGGGCGCAGCGGATCACCCGCGGGAGCGCGACGGTCCTCGGCCGCCCCGCCGGCAGCGCGGATCTGCGGGCTCGTGTCGGCTACACGACGCAGTCCCCCGCGGTCTACGGCGACCTGACCGTGGCGCAGAACGTCGAGTACTTCGGCGCGCTGTACCCGGCCCGGCGCGCGTCGGCGCAGGCCGACGTCGCCGAGGCGATCGCGGCCGTCGGGCTCGGCGACTTCGCGGACCGGCGCGCGGAAGCGCTCTCGGGTGGGCAGCGCTCCCGCGTGAGCATCGCGTGCGCGCTGGTCGCCCACCCCGAGCTCCTCATCCTCGACGAGCCCACCGTCGGCCTCGACCCGCTGCTGCGCGCCGAGCTGTGGGAGCGGTTCAGCGCGATGGCGGCGGCCGGCACCACCCTGCTCGTCTCGAGCCACGTCCTGGACGAGGCTGCGCACTGCTCGCGGTTGCTCCTGCTCCGCGAGGGGCGCCTCGTCGCCGCGCTCACACCGCCGGAACTGCTCTCCCGCACCGGCGCCCCCACTCTCGACGAGGCCTTCCTGACGCTCGTCCGTGCGCAGGAGGCCACGGCATGAGCACCGTCCTGAATCCGAGCATCACCCGGGCGACCGCCGTCCGCGTACTCCGTCAGCTGCGCGCCGACCCGCGCACCGTCGCGATGGTCGTCGTGGTGCCGACGGCGCTGCTGACGCTCCTGTACTTCCTGTACCACGACTCCCCCGGCGGCCCGGCGCTGTTCAGCCGCATCGCCCTGGTGCTGCTCGGGGTACTGCCGTTCGCCCTCATGTTCATCGTCACGTCGATCGCGATGCAGCGCGAGCGCTCCTCCGGGACGTTGGAGCGGTTGCTCACCACGCCGCTGGCCAAGGCGGATCTGCTGCTCGGCTACGCGGTCGCGTTCTCTCTGGCCGCCACCGTGCAGGCGGTGCTCGCCACCAC
Proteins encoded in this window:
- a CDS encoding ABC transporter ATP-binding protein, whose translation is MNSAITLAGLTVVRSSTTVLDRLDAEIPAGAITGLLGPSGSGKTTLMRVIVGAQRITRGSATVLGRPAGSADLRARVGYTTQSPAVYGDLTVAQNVEYFGALYPARRASAQADVAEAIAAVGLGDFADRRAEALSGGQRSRVSIACALVAHPELLILDEPTVGLDPLLRAELWERFSAMAAAGTTLLVSSHVLDEAAHCSRLLLLREGRLVAALTPPELLSRTGAPTLDEAFLTLVRAQEATA